Proteins encoded within one genomic window of Prauserella marina:
- a CDS encoding MarR family winged helix-turn-helix transcriptional regulator: MSEPVDNRSLASRLRLSVVRLNRKLRAQRTSQDLSLTQISALSTLHKCGQMTPGQLAAKEGVQPPSMTRVIAALEEVGYVERSPHPTDGRQAIVAVTGEGLAYVHAAISAREAWLDERLAELSGEEREVLSRAAEIIDRLAGHG; this comes from the coding sequence GTGTCTGAGCCTGTGGACAACCGCTCGCTGGCGAGTCGCCTGCGACTGTCGGTCGTGCGGCTGAACCGCAAGCTACGGGCACAGCGGACCAGCCAGGACCTTTCGCTCACCCAGATCTCGGCGCTGTCGACGCTGCACAAATGCGGCCAGATGACACCAGGTCAGCTCGCGGCGAAGGAAGGCGTGCAACCGCCGTCGATGACGAGGGTCATCGCCGCGCTCGAAGAGGTCGGCTACGTCGAGCGCAGCCCGCACCCCACCGACGGGAGGCAGGCCATCGTCGCCGTCACCGGCGAAGGGCTCGCCTACGTGCACGCCGCCATCTCCGCGAGGGAAGCCTGGCTGGACGAACGGTTGGCTGAATTGAGCGGCGAGGAGCGCGAGGTGCTCTCCAGAGCCGCCGAGATCATCGACAGGCTGGCGGGCCACGGCTGA
- a CDS encoding isocitrate lyase/PEP mutase family protein, with product MNSPQNTERFRALHHTGDPLLLPNAWDFASAAMLAEAGFPAVGTTSLGVAVARGLPDGAGVARTQTVETARLLSRLPFLLTVDIEGGFGERPDEVARLAAELAAEGVVGVNIEDGRQGNRLADAAAQAELIMAIKKVAPGLFVNARTDTYWLGITPEPEPTMERLRRYADAGADGVFVPGAISAAGIAAITEGIELPLNVLYRPEGPGLDELSALGVRRVSTGSLLFRASLAAVVDTARKLRSGDALERDVPGYAEVASLTIDQGR from the coding sequence ATGAACAGCCCCCAGAACACCGAGCGGTTCAGGGCGCTCCACCACACCGGAGACCCCTTGCTGCTGCCCAACGCGTGGGATTTCGCGTCGGCCGCGATGCTCGCCGAGGCAGGGTTTCCCGCCGTGGGCACGACGAGCCTTGGCGTCGCCGTCGCTCGTGGCCTTCCTGACGGTGCCGGTGTGGCGAGAACGCAGACCGTCGAGACGGCGCGCCTGCTCTCGCGGTTGCCGTTCCTGCTCACCGTCGACATCGAGGGCGGGTTCGGCGAGCGCCCCGACGAGGTAGCGCGGCTGGCCGCTGAACTGGCCGCCGAGGGCGTCGTCGGTGTCAACATCGAGGACGGAAGGCAGGGCAACCGCCTTGCCGATGCCGCGGCGCAGGCCGAACTGATCATGGCGATCAAGAAGGTGGCTCCGGGGTTGTTCGTGAATGCCAGAACCGACACCTACTGGCTGGGGATCACACCGGAACCGGAGCCGACCATGGAGCGGCTGCGCCGGTACGCCGACGCCGGAGCCGACGGGGTGTTCGTTCCCGGTGCGATATCGGCGGCGGGAATCGCCGCGATCACGGAGGGAATCGAGCTGCCGCTCAACGTCCTCTACCGCCCGGAAGGTCCTGGTCTCGACGAACTCAGCGCGCTGGGGGTCCGCAGGGTGAGCACGGGTTCGCTGCTGTTTCGCGCCTCGCTCGCCGCAGTGGTCGACACCGCGCGAAAGCTCAGGTCAGGCGATGCACTCGAACGAGATGTGCCAGGGTATGCCGAGGTAGCCTCGCTCACCATCGACCAGGGACGATGA
- a CDS encoding ArsR/SmtB family transcription factor, with product MSRSTELAGLAALIADPTRAAFCLALLDGRAWTVTELARQADVAASTASEHLSRLVDGGLLVERRQGRHRYLQLAGPHVADLLEGLAAHVDPVSEPRPTLRGSRVSAALARGRTCYDHLAGRLGVTITDAMADKGLLDLANGCALTPEGSAWLVDSLGVAPSRLRDTRRPLGKACLDWTERRTHVAGLAGALVCRTFIGNAWLKRIGSGRAVAPTDSGIEAIGELLGIDLAVQR from the coding sequence ATGTCGCGTTCCACCGAACTGGCAGGGCTCGCCGCCTTGATCGCCGACCCGACGAGGGCTGCGTTCTGCCTCGCGCTGCTCGACGGTCGCGCGTGGACGGTGACCGAACTGGCACGGCAGGCCGACGTCGCGGCATCCACGGCGAGTGAACACCTCAGCAGGCTCGTCGACGGCGGATTGCTCGTAGAAAGGCGACAGGGAAGGCACCGGTATCTGCAACTCGCGGGGCCACACGTCGCCGATCTGCTCGAAGGGCTCGCCGCGCACGTCGATCCCGTCTCCGAACCACGGCCGACACTGCGCGGTTCGCGGGTTTCGGCCGCGCTCGCCCGTGGCCGCACCTGCTACGACCACCTCGCGGGCAGGCTCGGCGTCACGATCACCGACGCGATGGCCGACAAGGGGCTGCTCGACCTCGCGAACGGCTGCGCCTTGACTCCCGAGGGCTCGGCCTGGCTCGTCGACAGCCTCGGTGTGGCGCCGAGCCGGTTGCGCGACACGAGGAGACCACTGGGAAAAGCGTGTCTCGACTGGACGGAACGCCGCACCCACGTAGCCGGGCTGGCCGGTGCGCTGGTGTGCCGCACGTTCATCGGCAACGCCTGGCTCAAGCGCATCGGCAGCGGAAGGGCCGTCGCTCCGACCGATTCCGGAATCGAGGCGATCGGCGAGCTCCTTGGCATCGATCTCGCTGTTCAGCGCTGA
- a CDS encoding NCS2 family permease, giving the protein MAQASEQRSVRGRLDSYFKISERGSTMSRELRGGLVTFVAMAYIVVLNPLILGSFSADDPGAKLDSTGAILPVPQVAAVTALVAGVMTILMGIIANYPFAMAAGLGINALVAVTIAPQMTWASAMGLVMVNGLVVMVLVVTGVRSMVFRAVPAALKVGIAVGIGLFIALIGLADAGFVTAGSGTLVQLGIDGSIASWPTGVFAVTLLVMAILVARNIRGAILLGVLFGTVLSIVVEAIVDAGPSGGTNPKGWSLGYPGLPDNVFGIPDLSLIGQVDFGAWAQIPAITAALLVFSLVLTDFFDTIGTMTGLGREANLADKAGNLPNVGKTLFIDSLGAVAGGAASSSSNTVFVESAAGIAEGARTGLANVVTGLLFIAAMFFTPLYEVVPIEAAAPALVVVGALMIRQITDIDFRDFAVALPAFLTIVVMPFTYSIANGIGVGFVSYVVLRAATGKAREVHPLMWVTSAFFVIYFAIGPIQAALA; this is encoded by the coding sequence ATGGCACAGGCCAGTGAGCAGCGGTCCGTCAGGGGACGGCTCGACAGCTACTTCAAGATCAGCGAACGCGGGTCGACCATGAGCAGGGAACTGCGCGGTGGCCTTGTCACGTTCGTGGCGATGGCCTACATCGTCGTGCTCAACCCGCTGATCCTCGGCAGCTTCTCCGCCGACGACCCAGGGGCGAAGCTCGACTCGACCGGCGCGATCCTGCCGGTTCCCCAGGTCGCGGCCGTCACCGCGCTCGTGGCCGGTGTGATGACGATCCTCATGGGGATCATCGCCAACTACCCGTTCGCGATGGCGGCCGGGCTCGGCATCAACGCGCTCGTCGCGGTGACCATCGCGCCGCAGATGACGTGGGCTTCCGCGATGGGGCTCGTGATGGTCAACGGGCTTGTCGTGATGGTGCTGGTCGTCACGGGAGTTCGCTCCATGGTGTTCCGCGCGGTACCCGCCGCGCTCAAGGTCGGCATCGCCGTCGGTATCGGGCTCTTCATCGCCCTGATCGGGCTCGCCGACGCGGGGTTCGTGACGGCGGGCTCCGGCACGCTCGTGCAGCTCGGCATCGACGGTTCGATCGCCTCGTGGCCGACCGGTGTCTTCGCGGTGACGCTGCTGGTGATGGCGATACTGGTCGCCCGCAACATCAGGGGCGCGATCCTGCTCGGCGTGCTCTTCGGCACCGTGCTGTCGATCGTCGTCGAGGCCATCGTCGACGCGGGGCCGTCGGGGGGAACGAACCCGAAGGGCTGGAGCCTCGGCTATCCCGGGCTTCCCGACAACGTGTTCGGTATCCCCGATCTCTCGCTCATCGGACAGGTGGACTTCGGGGCGTGGGCACAGATTCCCGCCATCACGGCGGCGTTGCTCGTATTCAGCCTCGTGCTCACGGACTTCTTCGACACCATTGGCACCATGACGGGGCTCGGAAGGGAAGCCAACCTCGCCGACAAGGCGGGCAACCTGCCCAACGTCGGCAAGACACTGTTCATCGACTCGCTCGGCGCCGTCGCCGGTGGTGCCGCTTCGTCTAGTTCCAACACGGTGTTCGTCGAATCGGCGGCAGGCATCGCCGAAGGCGCGCGCACCGGGCTCGCCAACGTCGTCACCGGTTTGCTGTTCATCGCGGCGATGTTCTTCACGCCGCTGTACGAGGTCGTTCCCATCGAGGCGGCCGCACCGGCGCTCGTCGTGGTGGGTGCGCTGATGATCAGGCAGATCACCGACATCGACTTCCGGGACTTCGCGGTCGCGCTTCCCGCGTTCCTGACCATCGTGGTCATGCCGTTCACTTACTCCATCGCCAACGGCATCGGCGTCGGGTTCGTCAGCTACGTGGTGTTGCGGGCCGCGACCGGCAAGGCCCGCGAGGTACACCCGCTCATGTGGGTCACCTCGGCCTTCTTCGTCATCTACTTCGCCATCGGCCCCATCCAAGCCGCCCTGGCTTAG
- a CDS encoding DUF2530 domain-containing protein, whose translation MDEPSNSPGEQGRLRPPPELPKSLTDLWTPVFVGTALWFAGFLVLLVSGVEGTWLWTMLAGGGLGLIGIPIMFWQRAASRRGSRGAQHGL comes from the coding sequence GTGGACGAACCGAGCAACTCCCCCGGCGAACAGGGACGGCTTCGTCCTCCGCCTGAGCTACCGAAGTCACTGACCGATCTGTGGACCCCGGTGTTCGTCGGCACGGCGCTGTGGTTCGCGGGGTTTCTCGTGCTACTGGTCAGCGGCGTCGAGGGAACCTGGCTGTGGACGATGCTCGCCGGAGGCGGGCTGGGGCTCATCGGTATCCCGATCATGTTCTGGCAGCGCGCGGCGTCGCGGCGAGGCTCACGCGGCGCGCAGCACGGGCTCTGA
- a CDS encoding sacsin N-terminal ATP-binding-like domain-containing protein, with translation MNSQQSPDPGAGTGDFGADALRAAVLRSWRDSPTRFTEDTNAEHDLRVGGYRDRLFTELAQNAADAAAAEGVPGRIRMSVVDGELRVANTGAALDAAGVASLASLRASAKPEGAVGRFGVGFAAVLAVTSAPRIVSRTGGVSFSEDRTRAETGEPETVPILRLPWALPEGEPEPPEGFTTEVRLPLRPDVDQESLVRLIASEVADLLLALPWLAEVDVDGAVWTRTAEAGFVTLTQPEGHATRWLVHRGEHAVWAVPDDGVPRPLTEDVLHTPTPTDERLSLPARLFASVPVEPSRRRVLAGPATKAAFEAAVAEYPGLLRLVEGEHRIALVPRAAFPLSEVDTLLRELIAERLAADPWLPAASGGVELTGASAKVLDIDLPELPALLADVVTGLVAAPLCGHGPARTLAAVGAVPIGVAEVVDAVTGIERSPSWWHALYSVLLDGVEQHLITLDELGALPVPLADGRTVPGPRGALLTQDTPTPPGFADLTIPGLYLVHPDAVHPLLRRLGAQEAGAAELLVAPAVLDAVDRSVDDAMSGADVLPLARAVLGLAAYAGGEGLGALALPSPDGWRRADELVMPGSPLLDVFDEEALGSESPFGVLDEDFAAEWPSDVLTSAGVLGTFAVVTDEDPAGPDHELPDEDEWWDSLPEPPSRVLAVRDLDLVADDAWPDAVRLLAANPETWHALTEPAGHTRWWLARAALLADAPPSSWRLSGTDDLAGLYEEVPDVGLSARLLELLGVRSGLSLSGAEDAQDLCDRLADQERTVSPGLVMRAHAALAAAPGLAGELDPPRRVRALDGSVVDADDAVVLDAPWLLAVWPADRLVAVAEWEAAPVLADVFALALAGDETTAEVTSEGEFASWRELPAVVAAAELLDLELPEGGVVVHEGLSVGDRAVSWWFDGELHADDTAEGLARAFAWSAGHWPDRLLITALIDDPDPRTVLG, from the coding sequence GTGAACAGCCAGCAGAGTCCTGATCCCGGCGCCGGAACAGGCGACTTCGGCGCGGATGCACTGCGGGCGGCCGTCCTGCGGTCGTGGCGCGATTCGCCGACCCGGTTCACCGAGGACACCAACGCCGAGCACGACCTGAGGGTCGGCGGGTACCGGGACCGGCTTTTCACCGAGCTTGCCCAGAACGCGGCCGACGCCGCGGCCGCCGAAGGCGTACCCGGCAGGATCCGGATGTCCGTTGTGGACGGTGAGTTGCGGGTAGCCAACACCGGGGCGGCGCTCGACGCCGCCGGTGTCGCCTCGCTTGCCTCCTTGCGTGCCTCGGCGAAGCCGGAAGGGGCCGTCGGCAGGTTCGGGGTCGGTTTCGCCGCCGTCCTCGCGGTCACCTCCGCTCCCCGGATCGTGTCCAGGACCGGCGGAGTCTCGTTCTCCGAGGACCGTACGCGCGCGGAAACAGGCGAACCGGAGACCGTGCCGATCCTGCGACTTCCGTGGGCTTTGCCGGAGGGGGAACCGGAACCGCCGGAAGGCTTCACCACCGAGGTCCGGTTGCCGTTGCGCCCCGACGTCGATCAAGAGAGCCTGGTGCGGCTCATCGCGTCCGAGGTCGCGGACCTGCTGCTCGCGTTGCCGTGGCTGGCAGAGGTCGATGTCGACGGCGCGGTGTGGACCCGCACGGCGGAGGCCGGTTTCGTCACACTGACCCAGCCCGAAGGACACGCGACGCGGTGGCTCGTCCATCGCGGCGAGCACGCGGTGTGGGCGGTGCCGGACGACGGCGTGCCGAGGCCGCTCACCGAGGACGTGCTGCACACCCCGACACCGACCGACGAGCGGCTTTCCCTTCCCGCGAGGCTGTTCGCCTCGGTGCCGGTCGAACCGTCCCGGCGCAGGGTGCTGGCAGGCCCAGCGACGAAAGCCGCGTTCGAGGCAGCGGTCGCGGAATATCCGGGACTGTTGCGGCTCGTCGAAGGCGAACACCGGATCGCGCTGGTGCCGAGAGCGGCCTTCCCGCTGTCCGAAGTGGACACACTGCTGCGTGAGCTGATTGCCGAGCGGCTCGCGGCCGACCCCTGGCTGCCCGCCGCCTCCGGCGGAGTCGAGTTGACGGGCGCGAGCGCAAAGGTGCTCGACATCGACCTGCCGGAACTGCCCGCGTTGCTGGCCGACGTCGTGACCGGGCTTGTCGCGGCACCGCTGTGCGGGCACGGACCGGCGAGGACACTCGCCGCGGTCGGCGCCGTCCCGATCGGTGTCGCCGAGGTCGTCGACGCGGTCACCGGTATCGAGCGATCGCCTTCGTGGTGGCACGCGTTGTACTCGGTGTTGCTCGACGGCGTCGAGCAACACCTGATCACCCTCGACGAACTCGGCGCGCTTCCCGTCCCACTCGCGGACGGCCGCACGGTTCCAGGGCCGCGCGGGGCCTTGCTGACGCAGGACACGCCCACGCCGCCCGGCTTCGCCGACCTCACCATTCCCGGGCTCTACCTCGTGCACCCCGACGCCGTTCATCCGCTGCTGCGGCGGCTCGGGGCGCAGGAGGCCGGTGCGGCGGAGTTGCTGGTCGCACCGGCCGTGCTGGACGCCGTCGACCGCAGTGTCGACGACGCGATGTCGGGTGCCGACGTACTGCCGCTCGCTCGTGCCGTACTCGGTCTCGCCGCCTACGCGGGCGGAGAAGGTCTCGGCGCGCTCGCGTTGCCTTCGCCCGACGGGTGGCGCCGTGCCGACGAACTCGTCATGCCGGGTTCGCCGCTGCTCGATGTCTTCGACGAGGAGGCGCTTGGCTCGGAGAGCCCGTTCGGCGTGCTCGACGAGGACTTCGCGGCAGAGTGGCCGAGCGACGTGCTGACCTCGGCGGGCGTGCTCGGCACCTTCGCCGTCGTCACGGACGAGGACCCGGCCGGTCCCGATCACGAGCTGCCCGACGAGGACGAGTGGTGGGATTCGCTTCCCGAGCCGCCTTCGAGGGTGCTCGCGGTGCGCGATCTGGACCTCGTCGCCGACGACGCGTGGCCCGACGCGGTGCGACTGCTCGCGGCGAACCCCGAAACCTGGCACGCGCTCACCGAACCGGCGGGGCACACGCGCTGGTGGCTCGCGAGGGCGGCGTTGCTCGCCGACGCACCGCCCTCGTCGTGGCGGCTGAGCGGGACCGACGACCTCGCCGGGCTCTACGAGGAGGTCCCCGATGTCGGGCTGTCCGCGAGGCTGCTCGAACTGCTCGGGGTGAGGAGTGGCCTCTCGCTCTCGGGAGCAGAGGACGCGCAGGACCTGTGCGACCGGCTCGCCGATCAGGAGCGGACGGTGTCGCCGGGACTTGTCATGCGGGCGCACGCCGCGCTCGCCGCCGCCCCTGGGCTCGCGGGCGAACTCGACCCGCCGCGAAGGGTAAGGGCACTCGACGGTTCGGTCGTCGACGCGGACGACGCGGTGGTTCTCGACGCCCCGTGGCTGCTCGCGGTGTGGCCTGCCGACCGGCTCGTCGCGGTTGCCGAATGGGAGGCAGCGCCGGTGCTCGCCGACGTCTTCGCGCTCGCGCTCGCCGGTGACGAGACGACCGCCGAGGTGACCAGCGAAGGCGAGTTCGCGTCGTGGCGTGAGCTGCCTGCCGTCGTCGCTGCGGCCGAACTGCTCGACCTGGAGCTTCCCGAAGGTGGGGTTGTCGTCCACGAGGGGCTCAGCGTCGGTGACCGTGCCGTTTCGTGGTGGTTCGACGGCGAACTCCACGCCGACGACACGGCGGAAGGGCTCGCGAGAGCGTTCGCGTGGAGCGCCGGACACTGGCCCGACCGGCTGCTCATCACCGCCCTCATCGACGATCCGGATCCGAGGACCGTGCTGGGATAG
- a CDS encoding DUF3027 domain-containing protein, translating into MTLLLTLDDGEVRRKLVDAVELARDAAALDAGADSVGEHVDVEHEDAVSVTHLFAARVPGYRGWCWSVTVAAADLDAPVTVSEVVLRPGPDALVAPRWVPWERRVLPGDLGVGDIFPTDTDDLRLVPAYLSTEVDAESADEIEEIGWELGLGRQRVMSRYGRDDAATRWNRGEFGPRSDMARSAPGRCGTCGFYLQLDGSLRAAFGVCGNEIAPADGRVVHVEYGCGAHSEVEVEVTSSVPVAELVYDDSVLDMEPAVGEQPAES; encoded by the coding sequence ATGACCCTGCTGCTCACCCTCGACGACGGCGAGGTCCGCCGGAAACTGGTCGACGCGGTCGAGCTGGCGCGCGATGCCGCCGCGCTCGACGCCGGGGCCGACAGCGTCGGCGAGCACGTCGACGTCGAGCACGAGGACGCCGTGTCCGTCACGCACCTTTTCGCGGCCAGAGTTCCCGGCTACCGGGGCTGGTGCTGGTCGGTGACGGTCGCCGCGGCCGATCTCGATGCTCCGGTGACGGTCAGCGAGGTGGTGTTGCGGCCGGGTCCCGACGCGCTGGTGGCCCCCCGCTGGGTGCCGTGGGAGCGGAGGGTCCTTCCCGGTGATCTCGGGGTCGGCGACATCTTTCCTACCGACACCGACGATCTGCGGCTCGTGCCGGCCTACTTGAGCACCGAGGTCGACGCCGAATCGGCCGACGAGATCGAGGAGATCGGCTGGGAGCTCGGCCTGGGCAGGCAGCGGGTGATGTCGCGGTACGGAAGGGACGACGCGGCGACCCGCTGGAATCGCGGTGAGTTCGGCCCGCGCTCCGACATGGCCCGCAGTGCGCCTGGCAGGTGCGGAACCTGTGGCTTCTACCTCCAGCTCGACGGTTCGTTGCGCGCGGCCTTCGGGGTGTGCGGCAACGAGATCGCGCCTGCCGACGGCAGGGTCGTGCACGTCGAGTACGGCTGCGGCGCGCACTCGGAGGTCGAGGTCGAGGTGACCTCGTCGGTTCCGGTCGCCGAGCTGGTCTACGACGACTCCGTGCTTGACATGGAACCGGCTGTTGGTGAACAGCCAGCAGAGTCCTGA
- a CDS encoding glutaminyl-peptide cyclotransferase, with the protein MRRTLSVIAVLTTLTACGATPSTAPGQGRGNDENDPVERLRVEVIEDLPHDSEAFTQGLEFSGETLYEGTGLLGQSTLRKGKAGAEPDVTVALPDSLFGEGITVLESTVWQLTWQDGIAIERDKDTLAEVRRVNYEGEGWGICHQAEEGRLVMSDGSATLTFRDPETFEAKGTVKVTENGAEIDQLNELECVGGTVYANVWQSDDIVRIDPATGEVTARIDASGLLEPGEAQGADVLNGIAAYPGTDQFLITGKLWPKMFRVKFVNVA; encoded by the coding sequence GTGAGAAGAACGCTGAGTGTGATCGCGGTACTGACCACCCTCACCGCCTGCGGCGCGACGCCCTCCACCGCACCCGGACAGGGGCGAGGAAACGACGAAAACGACCCGGTCGAGCGACTGCGGGTCGAGGTGATCGAGGACCTGCCTCACGACAGTGAGGCGTTCACCCAGGGCCTTGAGTTCTCCGGCGAGACGCTGTACGAGGGCACGGGCCTGCTCGGCCAGTCGACCCTGCGCAAAGGAAAAGCCGGAGCCGAACCCGACGTCACGGTCGCGCTGCCCGATTCGCTGTTCGGCGAGGGCATCACGGTTCTCGAATCGACCGTGTGGCAACTCACCTGGCAGGACGGCATCGCCATCGAGCGCGACAAGGACACCCTCGCAGAGGTGCGCAGGGTGAACTACGAGGGCGAGGGCTGGGGTATCTGCCACCAGGCGGAAGAGGGCAGGCTCGTCATGAGCGACGGCTCGGCGACGCTGACCTTCCGCGACCCGGAGACCTTCGAGGCGAAGGGGACGGTGAAGGTCACGGAGAACGGCGCGGAGATCGATCAGCTCAACGAACTCGAATGTGTCGGCGGCACCGTGTATGCGAACGTGTGGCAAAGCGACGACATCGTGCGCATCGACCCCGCGACAGGTGAGGTGACCGCGAGGATCGACGCTTCGGGCCTGCTTGAACCCGGGGAGGCGCAGGGGGCGGACGTTCTCAACGGCATCGCGGCATACCCGGGAACCGACCAGTTCCTCATCACGGGGAAGCTGTGGCCGAAGATGTTCAGGGTGAAGTTCGTCAACGTGGCCTGA